From a single Bryobacter aggregatus MPL3 genomic region:
- a CDS encoding type 1 glutamine amidotransferase domain-containing protein, producing the protein MSLQGKRIAVLVDQLYQELEVWYPYYRLKEAGAEVHLVGAEAGKNYPSKVGYPAIAEKSYTGVQPSEYDGVIAPGGFAPDFIRRHPEALHFVHEIDKAGKLVAAICHGPWVLCSSNMLRGRKATSFFAIKDDVIHAGAEWSDAEVVVDRNLVTSRKPDDLPAFCIACIDVLNRQ; encoded by the coding sequence ATGTCACTCCAAGGAAAGCGCATAGCCGTCCTCGTCGATCAGCTCTACCAGGAACTGGAAGTCTGGTATCCGTATTACCGCCTGAAAGAAGCTGGCGCAGAAGTTCATTTGGTGGGTGCTGAGGCAGGCAAGAACTATCCGAGCAAGGTTGGCTACCCGGCGATTGCTGAAAAGAGCTACACCGGTGTGCAGCCCAGCGAATACGATGGCGTCATCGCCCCCGGCGGCTTTGCTCCCGATTTTATTCGCCGCCATCCCGAGGCACTCCATTTTGTACATGAGATCGACAAGGCTGGCAAGCTGGTGGCCGCAATCTGCCACGGGCCCTGGGTCCTTTGTTCTTCCAATATGCTGCGCGGCCGCAAAGCCACCAGCTTCTTTGCGATCAAAGATGATGTGATCCATGCCGGCGCTGAATGGTCAGACGCCGAGGTGGTGGTGGACCGGAATCTGGTCACCTCCCGCAAACCCGATGACCTTCCCGCTTTCTGTATTGCCTGTATCGACGTGCTGAACCGTCAATAG
- a CDS encoding energy transducer TonB → MPPVLVSKVAPSYSPDASSGAIEGSVVLGFEVSVAGVAQDIRIIRSLDPGLDQSAIRALQKWRFRPATRNGKAIAFQTKAEIAFHLLPQRK, encoded by the coding sequence ATGCCTCCCGTGCTTGTATCGAAAGTGGCCCCATCCTACTCGCCGGACGCGAGTTCAGGCGCCATTGAGGGTTCCGTTGTCCTCGGGTTTGAGGTGAGCGTTGCAGGAGTAGCGCAAGATATTCGGATCATTCGCTCACTCGATCCAGGACTAGACCAGAGCGCAATTCGGGCGCTGCAAAAGTGGCGCTTCCGGCCAGCAACCCGAAATGGGAAGGCCATCGCTTTCCAGACAAAAGCGGAGATTGCGTTCCATCTGCTTCCTCAAAGGAAGTAA
- a CDS encoding rhomboid family intramembrane serine protease → MEPRPICPNCRAFISRADRVCPYCEFELAPRPKGNSDTARVISGLLPQDGQITNYILAVNLFIYMAMAIFNQENINGGGFSSMNGVTLFLFGAKEPGYIFHGEWWRLVTAGFLHASLIHIGMNSWSLYNLGPQVEEAFGAGRMLVIYLASSTLGFLASTLFSPSLSVGASAGIFGLVGAMIAFGIHQRGAFGSYIKSAYIGTAVISLLMTSFISQIDNFAHLGGLAGGFGAAYIVGHPRFAQARQERYWSIAGLAMAGIVVVCFVIQLLATLKYLRS, encoded by the coding sequence GTGGAGCCCAGACCCATTTGTCCGAACTGCCGCGCGTTCATCAGCCGTGCAGATCGCGTATGTCCCTATTGTGAGTTTGAACTCGCACCCCGTCCCAAAGGAAACAGCGATACCGCGCGAGTGATCAGCGGGCTGTTGCCGCAGGATGGGCAGATCACCAATTACATTCTGGCTGTGAACCTGTTCATCTACATGGCCATGGCAATTTTCAACCAGGAAAACATCAACGGCGGCGGCTTTTCGAGTATGAATGGGGTTACCCTCTTCCTGTTTGGCGCCAAAGAACCTGGGTACATCTTTCACGGCGAATGGTGGCGACTGGTTACGGCAGGCTTTCTTCATGCGAGCCTGATCCACATTGGGATGAACAGTTGGAGTTTATACAATCTGGGACCGCAAGTGGAAGAGGCTTTTGGCGCGGGACGAATGCTGGTGATTTACCTGGCGAGTTCGACGCTCGGCTTTTTGGCCTCAACGCTGTTCTCCCCCTCATTGAGTGTCGGCGCGTCGGCAGGAATTTTTGGATTAGTCGGGGCCATGATCGCCTTCGGCATCCACCAGCGAGGCGCGTTTGGGAGCTATATCAAATCGGCCTATATCGGTACCGCAGTGATCTCTCTCCTGATGACCAGCTTTATCAGTCAGATCGACAACTTCGCGCATCTCGGCGGTCTGGCCGGGGGCTTCGGCGCCGCTTACATCGTGGGGCATCCGCGCTTTGCGCAGGCCCGTCAGGAGCGCTACTGGAGCATTGCCGGGCTGGCCATGGCAGGCATCGTGGTAGTCTGCTTTGTCATCCAACTGCTCGCGACGCTGAAATATCTACGCAGCTAG
- a CDS encoding ABC transporter ATP-binding protein: protein MNENIIAVRGLTKSYGEVHAVRGVDFEVKAGEVLGLLGPNGAGKTTTVEILEGLRSRSSGDVRVLDFDPGCDARKLKERIGVCLQANNLPEKMKVSEALDLFAAFYERTLPKAKLLSRLQLEEKKDALYGTLSGGQKQRVAIALALVNDPQVVFFDEPTTGLDPQVRLEIHKLIEELKQDQRTIILTTHYIEEAERLCDRVAIIDEGKIIAVGTPREIQSRTLGTTKIEIHLETPLEGIDVPSGIVLSETRTTLTASSTHPARTVVELVKWVDHHGLGMTDISLKKPTLEDVFIELTGKRLRD, encoded by the coding sequence ATGAACGAAAACATCATCGCCGTCAGAGGGCTCACCAAGAGTTACGGCGAGGTCCACGCCGTGCGAGGCGTGGACTTTGAGGTGAAGGCCGGAGAGGTGCTTGGTCTGCTCGGTCCGAATGGGGCAGGCAAGACCACGACGGTCGAGATTCTCGAAGGACTTCGCTCACGGAGCTCCGGGGATGTGCGGGTGCTCGACTTCGATCCCGGCTGTGATGCAAGAAAGCTGAAGGAACGCATCGGCGTCTGCCTGCAGGCGAATAACCTGCCGGAGAAGATGAAGGTCAGCGAGGCGCTCGACCTCTTTGCTGCCTTCTACGAGCGCACGCTCCCCAAGGCGAAGCTCCTCTCCCGGCTTCAGCTCGAAGAGAAGAAGGACGCGCTATACGGCACTCTTTCCGGTGGCCAAAAGCAGCGTGTCGCGATTGCGCTGGCACTGGTGAACGATCCGCAAGTCGTATTCTTCGACGAACCCACCACTGGCCTCGATCCACAGGTACGTCTCGAAATTCATAAGCTCATCGAAGAGCTGAAGCAGGACCAGCGCACCATCATTCTTACGACTCACTACATTGAAGAGGCCGAACGCCTTTGTGACCGCGTCGCGATCATTGACGAGGGCAAGATCATCGCTGTCGGAACTCCTCGTGAGATCCAATCGCGTACTCTCGGAACGACAAAGATCGAGATCCATCTCGAGACCCCGTTGGAGGGAATTGATGTTCCTTCGGGCATTGTCCTCAGTGAGACGCGGACCACTCTCACCGCCTCCAGCACCCACCCTGCCCGTACTGTCGTTGAACTCGTGAAATGGGTCGACCACCACGGCCTGGGGATGACGGATATCAGTTTGAAGAAGCCAACTCTCGAAGATGTCTTCATCGAGCTAACCGGCAAGAGGCTTCGGGACTAA
- the groL gene encoding chaperonin GroEL (60 kDa chaperone family; promotes refolding of misfolded polypeptides especially under stressful conditions; forms two stacked rings of heptamers to form a barrel-shaped 14mer; ends can be capped by GroES; misfolded proteins enter the barrel where they are refolded when GroES binds) → MPAKQIVYAENSRQAILRGVNQLADAVKVTLGPRGRNVVLEKKFGGPTITKDGVTVAKEVELRDPLENMGAQMVREVASKTSDIAGDGTTTATILAQSIFREGVKHVAAGANPMALKRGIDKAVELVVKEIEKQAVKVTSDDKIAQVGTISANGDTEIGNTIAEAMKKVGKDGVITVEESKTMHTELQTVEGMQFDRGYLSPYFVSDPERMEAVMENPYILIHEKKISNMKDLLPLLEQIARSGSPLVIIAEEVEGEALATLVVNKLRGTLNVAAVKAPGFGDRRKAMLEDIGILTGGQAIMEETGIKLEGVQLSDLGRAKRIVIDKDNTTIIDGAGEQKGIEGRIKQLRAQIEETTSDYDREKLQERLAKLAGGVAVIKVGAATETEMKEKKARVEDALHATRAAVEEGIVAGGGVALLRASAALNDLKLDGDEAIGVAIIKRACEEPVRQISGNAGFEGATIVEKIKANSDAKYGFNAATGNFEDLVAAGVIDPAKVTRSALQNSSSISGLMLTTEAMICEIPEKKSAAPAGGGHGHGPEMDY, encoded by the coding sequence ATGCCCGCAAAACAGATTGTATACGCTGAAAATAGCCGCCAGGCGATCCTGCGCGGTGTCAACCAGTTGGCTGACGCAGTAAAAGTAACCCTCGGACCCCGTGGTCGCAACGTGGTGCTTGAGAAGAAGTTCGGCGGACCGACGATCACCAAGGACGGCGTCACCGTCGCCAAGGAAGTCGAACTCCGTGATCCGCTCGAGAACATGGGCGCCCAGATGGTACGCGAAGTGGCATCGAAGACCAGCGACATCGCTGGCGACGGCACCACCACCGCCACCATCCTGGCTCAGAGCATCTTCCGTGAAGGCGTGAAGCACGTTGCTGCCGGCGCCAACCCGATGGCTCTGAAGCGCGGCATCGACAAGGCTGTCGAGCTCGTCGTCAAGGAAATCGAAAAGCAGGCTGTGAAGGTGACCTCGGACGACAAGATCGCCCAGGTTGGCACCATCTCCGCCAACGGCGACACCGAAATTGGCAACACCATTGCGGAAGCAATGAAGAAGGTTGGCAAGGACGGCGTCATCACGGTGGAAGAGTCCAAGACGATGCACACCGAGCTGCAGACCGTCGAAGGCATGCAGTTTGACCGTGGTTACCTGAGCCCCTACTTTGTCTCCGATCCGGAGCGCATGGAAGCGGTGATGGAGAACCCCTACATCCTGATCCACGAGAAGAAGATCAGCAACATGAAGGACCTCCTTCCGTTGCTCGAGCAGATTGCCCGCTCCGGCAGCCCGCTCGTGATCATCGCGGAAGAAGTGGAAGGCGAAGCGCTCGCCACTCTCGTCGTGAACAAGCTCCGTGGCACTCTGAACGTTGCTGCAGTGAAGGCTCCTGGCTTCGGCGATCGCCGCAAGGCGATGCTCGAGGACATCGGTATCCTCACCGGTGGCCAGGCCATCATGGAAGAAACGGGCATCAAGCTCGAGGGCGTCCAGCTCAGCGATCTCGGCCGCGCCAAGCGCATCGTGATCGACAAAGACAACACCACCATCATTGATGGCGCTGGTGAGCAGAAGGGCATCGAGGGCCGCATCAAGCAGCTCCGCGCCCAGATCGAAGAAACAACTTCGGACTACGACCGTGAAAAGCTGCAGGAACGTCTGGCGAAGCTCGCCGGCGGTGTTGCCGTGATCAAGGTTGGCGCTGCCACCGAAACCGAAATGAAGGAAAAGAAGGCTCGTGTCGAAGACGCTCTGCACGCCACCCGTGCGGCCGTCGAAGAAGGCATCGTTGCCGGCGGCGGCGTGGCACTTCTGCGCGCTTCTGCTGCGCTGAACGATCTGAAGCTCGATGGTGACGAAGCCATTGGCGTGGCCATCATCAAGCGCGCTTGCGAAGAGCCGGTGCGTCAGATCTCTGGCAACGCTGGTTTCGAAGGCGCAACGATCGTCGAGAAGATCAAGGCCAATTCGGATGCCAAGTACGGCTTCAACGCCGCCACTGGCAACTTTGAAGACCTGGTTGCTGCCGGCGTCATCGATCCTGCCAAGGTGACCCGCTCGGCCCTGCAGAACAGCTCCTCGATCAGCGGCCTCATGCTGACCACGGAAGCCATGATCTGCGAGATCCCCGAGAAGAAGTCCGCTGCTCCCGCGGGCGGTGGCCACGGCCACGGTCCCGAGATGGACTACTAA
- a CDS encoding serine hydrolase gives MRFLFFALLAAACAPAQHVADLLTAKMHDRIVAYDARMDGALGVAIIDLTTGTQWSYHGKLVFPTASAIKVPILMEIFRLRELGQLHFNEKVTLQPAEAVGGSGVLQERLRNGPITLSVEEIVREMIASSDNTATNWCIRRVGMAGVNHTMAQMGYQGTRLQRIMIDQAAATRNEENVSTPEDMADMLRVIYEGKAVNAKASAEMIAMLKLVKAGMRRAIPPAIEVASKPGELVGVRTETGIVYLKGRPFVLAVMGTYLNESDSPIEAVTKIVFDCFQKLAAGNIYGNLGVR, from the coding sequence ATGCGTTTCCTCTTCTTCGCACTCCTCGCGGCTGCTTGCGCTCCGGCGCAACATGTCGCTGACCTGCTGACTGCAAAGATGCACGACCGCATCGTGGCGTATGATGCCCGCATGGATGGCGCTTTGGGTGTCGCCATCATCGATCTCACGACCGGCACTCAATGGAGCTATCACGGAAAGCTTGTGTTTCCGACCGCCAGTGCGATCAAGGTTCCGATTCTGATGGAGATCTTCCGGCTGCGGGAACTGGGCCAACTCCATTTCAATGAGAAGGTGACGCTGCAGCCTGCGGAGGCTGTCGGGGGCAGTGGAGTCTTGCAGGAGCGTCTGAGGAACGGTCCCATCACGCTTTCTGTGGAAGAGATTGTTCGTGAGATGATTGCGTCCTCTGACAATACAGCGACCAACTGGTGCATCCGGCGGGTCGGGATGGCCGGTGTCAACCACACCATGGCGCAGATGGGCTACCAGGGAACGAGATTGCAACGCATCATGATTGATCAGGCCGCTGCAACTCGCAACGAGGAAAATGTTTCCACTCCCGAAGACATGGCGGACATGCTGCGTGTGATCTATGAAGGCAAAGCTGTGAACGCAAAGGCGAGTGCTGAGATGATCGCGATGTTGAAGCTGGTAAAGGCAGGCATGCGCCGCGCGATTCCGCCTGCCATCGAAGTCGCATCGAAACCTGGCGAGCTGGTGGGCGTTCGGACGGAGACGGGGATTGTCTATCTGAAAGGGCGACCCTTCGTGCTTGCGGTGATGGGCACCTATTTGAATGAATCCGACTCCCCCATCGAAGCTGTGACAAAGATCGTCTTCGATTGCTTCCAGAAGCTTGCGGCAGGGAACATTTACGGCAATCTTGGCGTACGCTAG
- a CDS encoding amidohydrolase family protein — MKAILAHILSNLRLTMRERSVFFFNYAFPLGFFFLFATLNKAKESNSIAAVLTSVLTIGLLGNGFFGGGLRAVMERENGILRRFKVAPPGALPILISSLVVGVLQYFPVVLLMTVLSVVQYGMTWPDNWLSFFVFVIIANFAMRSMGGIIASVANSMAESQIIIQCLYFPMMLLSGATVPVTFLPEWVQSLVQFIPATHMVSGLQGILLQHESLLQNWKPVSALLITTVACTLISLKIFRWEKGEKLPARAKAWVLAVLAPFFLIGAWDLHSKENLTKSKAIERELARSQTILIRDARVITGTGTVIEGGSVLIKQGKIVALYNGTAPVAKSLNAIEIEAAGKTLLPGLIDVHIHLGSPGGFYDDPKKYQDRTLPEKRLKAYLYSGITSVKSAGDWIDSVIPLRDKGRRGEALMPELYVVGPLFTAAGGHPAQMLQSMPESARAYGQSQFVRLPKTPDEARAMLRELKAKNVDAIKAVLESGSANNPMPRLDLNVLKAICTEAKLLGLPVTVHTSKAIDVRDAFEAGANGVEHGSPNEALPDELLRKMAASGFYYDPTMSVFEGVRMMLEKDFTRLDDSLLQQVVPMDLLKSTRRLVLDPKLTGRYQEFAPRMKEARENLKRVFDAGVTLVTGTDAGNPLIFHGPTVQEEVELWVAAGIPAHQAILAATRNAAQLLGQGNRIGTIEMGKDANLLLVDGNPLQDPKSLSRISLVMLKGERISRAALLKED, encoded by the coding sequence ATGAAAGCGATTCTGGCGCACATCCTCTCGAACCTCCGCCTGACGATGCGCGAGCGTTCGGTATTCTTCTTCAACTACGCCTTCCCACTTGGCTTCTTCTTCCTCTTCGCCACGCTGAATAAAGCGAAGGAGTCCAACTCGATTGCTGCTGTGCTGACGAGCGTTCTGACCATCGGCTTGCTGGGCAATGGTTTCTTCGGTGGTGGTCTGCGCGCGGTGATGGAACGTGAGAACGGCATCCTGCGCCGTTTCAAGGTGGCTCCTCCCGGAGCCCTGCCGATTCTCATCAGCAGTCTGGTTGTGGGGGTGCTGCAATACTTTCCGGTCGTTCTCCTGATGACGGTGTTGAGTGTTGTCCAGTACGGCATGACATGGCCGGACAACTGGCTGAGCTTTTTTGTGTTTGTGATCATCGCGAATTTTGCGATGCGTAGCATGGGCGGCATCATCGCCTCGGTTGCCAACAGCATGGCGGAGAGCCAGATCATCATCCAGTGCCTATACTTCCCGATGATGCTGCTGAGCGGGGCTACCGTGCCGGTCACCTTTCTCCCGGAGTGGGTCCAAAGTCTGGTGCAGTTCATCCCCGCCACTCATATGGTGAGCGGTCTGCAGGGAATCCTGCTGCAACACGAGTCGCTTCTCCAGAATTGGAAGCCGGTCAGCGCCTTGCTCATCACCACCGTGGCCTGCACGCTGATCTCGCTGAAGATTTTCCGTTGGGAAAAAGGAGAGAAGCTCCCGGCACGGGCCAAGGCATGGGTGCTGGCGGTGCTTGCTCCTTTCTTCCTCATTGGCGCCTGGGATCTGCATAGCAAAGAGAATCTGACAAAGTCGAAGGCAATCGAACGCGAACTGGCCCGCAGCCAGACGATCCTCATCCGCGACGCACGTGTCATCACGGGCACGGGTACGGTGATCGAAGGCGGCAGTGTCCTGATTAAGCAGGGGAAAATTGTTGCCCTATACAATGGCACGGCGCCTGTAGCGAAGTCCCTAAATGCAATTGAGATCGAAGCTGCGGGCAAGACTCTGTTGCCCGGTTTGATCGATGTGCATATCCATCTCGGCTCGCCGGGTGGCTTCTATGACGATCCTAAGAAATACCAGGACCGGACACTGCCCGAAAAGCGTCTGAAAGCCTATCTCTACTCTGGGATCACCAGTGTCAAGAGTGCTGGCGACTGGATCGACTCGGTGATTCCGTTGCGCGATAAGGGCCGCCGCGGTGAAGCGCTGATGCCGGAGCTTTACGTCGTGGGTCCGCTCTTCACCGCTGCAGGGGGACATCCGGCGCAGATGCTGCAATCGATGCCGGAGTCTGCCCGGGCCTATGGCCAGAGTCAGTTTGTCCGCCTGCCGAAAACGCCTGACGAGGCACGCGCCATGCTTCGTGAACTCAAGGCGAAGAATGTGGATGCGATCAAAGCGGTTCTGGAAAGCGGTAGTGCCAACAATCCGATGCCGCGTCTGGATCTGAATGTCTTGAAGGCCATCTGTACAGAAGCCAAACTGCTCGGCTTGCCTGTGACGGTGCATACCAGCAAGGCGATTGACGTTCGCGATGCTTTTGAAGCGGGTGCGAATGGTGTCGAACACGGCAGCCCGAATGAAGCTCTGCCCGATGAGTTGTTGCGGAAGATGGCTGCTTCTGGTTTCTACTATGACCCCACAATGAGCGTCTTTGAAGGGGTACGCATGATGCTCGAAAAAGACTTCACCCGTCTCGACGACAGTTTGCTCCAGCAGGTAGTCCCGATGGACTTATTGAAATCGACGCGCCGCTTGGTGCTCGATCCGAAACTCACGGGACGATACCAGGAGTTCGCTCCTCGCATGAAGGAAGCACGAGAGAATCTGAAGCGTGTTTTCGACGCCGGAGTGACGCTGGTGACTGGCACGGATGCGGGCAACCCGCTGATCTTTCACGGCCCCACTGTGCAGGAAGAAGTCGAACTCTGGGTGGCCGCTGGCATTCCGGCGCACCAGGCGATTCTTGCTGCTACCAGAAATGCCGCCCAACTCCTGGGGCAGGGAAATCGCATCGGAACGATCGAGATGGGCAAGGATGCCAATCTTCTTCTTGTCGATGGGAATCCGCTGCAAGACCCCAAGAGCCTGAGCCGCATCTCCCTTGTCATGCTGAAGGGCGAACGCATCTCCCGTGCGGCTCTGCTCAAAGAAGACTAA
- a CDS encoding 2OG-Fe(II) oxygenase → MSWKRQEIAELILARLQEAKWEAHQEFRLPRTVKSFIVDDLLPAELTTAILSAFPPVEKMVLKHHLGELKYVGVQMNHYAPLLEETIYAFQDPRVVQCVGEICGLDDLIPDEHLYAGGISAMEKGHYLNPHLDNSHDFERKRYRALNLLYYASPGWCLENGGNLELWDSGPKGKPRTIESRCNRLAVMQTDKTSWHSVSEVLAAGTRRCISNYFFTINPVDGQKDYHVTSFRGRPEEKFKDLLMQGDNALRQAVKETLGESVFKNKHVYKKD, encoded by the coding sequence ATGAGTTGGAAGCGTCAGGAAATTGCGGAATTGATTCTTGCTCGCCTGCAAGAAGCAAAATGGGAGGCGCACCAGGAGTTTCGCTTGCCGCGCACGGTCAAGAGCTTCATTGTGGATGATCTGCTGCCGGCCGAACTGACCACGGCGATTCTCTCCGCTTTTCCTCCGGTCGAGAAGATGGTTCTCAAGCACCATCTCGGCGAACTCAAGTATGTCGGCGTACAAATGAACCACTACGCTCCGCTTTTGGAGGAGACCATTTATGCGTTTCAGGATCCCAGGGTGGTGCAATGCGTTGGCGAGATTTGCGGGCTCGACGATCTGATTCCCGATGAGCATCTCTATGCAGGAGGGATCAGCGCGATGGAGAAGGGGCATTATCTCAATCCCCATCTCGACAACTCCCACGATTTTGAACGGAAGCGCTATCGCGCGCTGAACCTGCTCTATTACGCCTCTCCTGGCTGGTGCCTTGAGAATGGCGGCAACCTCGAATTGTGGGACAGCGGCCCGAAAGGAAAGCCCCGGACGATCGAGAGCCGCTGCAATCGGCTGGCGGTGATGCAGACGGACAAGACCAGTTGGCACAGCGTCAGCGAGGTGCTTGCTGCAGGCACCCGCCGCTGTATTTCAAATTATTTTTTTACGATTAACCCGGTGGATGGCCAGAAGGATTATCATGTGACAAGCTTTCGAGGCCGGCCGGAAGAGAAGTTCAAGGACCTGTTGATGCAAGGGGATAATGCACTGCGGCAGGCCGTCAAGGAAACCTTAGGCGAGTCGGTATTTAAGAACAAGCATGTCTATAAGAAGGACTGA
- a CDS encoding class I SAM-dependent methyltransferase — MSNIWNSGDFAKIAPAVMIVGELLCDAVPTYAGQRVLDLGCGSGNTALAAARRRAQVFGLDPIPTLLQRARERAAFEGLEIEFTEGSAEVLPYEAGSFDVVLSSFGMIFCEDWKAAVAEVARVLRPNGHFAFTSWTEGSLNDLLFAKCIAQRPDLQSVSVARDWGKLASIPAMLRSHFGSVRVTHRKLLARAASVEQWLDGMKKFLSPVYLAYEGLNGAAAAQLDAKLIALGQQHNQAPEHGFFAPVPYLEIHCRPLAA; from the coding sequence ATGAGCAATATCTGGAATTCGGGTGACTTTGCAAAGATCGCTCCTGCCGTGATGATCGTTGGAGAGTTGCTGTGTGATGCGGTGCCCACTTATGCCGGGCAACGGGTGCTCGATCTTGGGTGTGGTAGTGGGAACACTGCACTGGCCGCGGCACGGCGGCGGGCGCAGGTGTTCGGGTTGGATCCCATCCCGACCTTGCTCCAGCGCGCCCGGGAGCGTGCCGCTTTTGAAGGTCTCGAGATTGAGTTCACAGAAGGCAGTGCTGAAGTGCTGCCTTACGAAGCCGGCTCTTTCGATGTCGTGCTGAGCAGCTTTGGCATGATTTTTTGTGAGGACTGGAAGGCCGCGGTCGCCGAAGTGGCTCGTGTGTTGCGGCCCAATGGACATTTTGCGTTCACCAGTTGGACCGAAGGCAGCCTCAACGACCTGTTATTTGCAAAGTGCATCGCACAGCGTCCAGACTTGCAGTCCGTCAGCGTGGCGCGCGATTGGGGCAAGCTTGCCTCCATTCCGGCCATGCTGCGATCGCACTTTGGCTCTGTCCGCGTGACGCACCGCAAACTGCTGGCACGCGCTGCCTCGGTCGAGCAGTGGCTCGATGGAATGAAGAAGTTCCTCTCACCCGTCTATTTGGCCTATGAAGGGCTCAACGGGGCGGCTGCAGCGCAATTGGATGCAAAACTGATCGCCTTAGGCCAGCAACACAATCAAGCCCCGGAGCACGGCTTCTTTGCGCCTGTGCCCTATCTTGAGATCCACTGCCGTCCGCTAGCTGCGTAG
- a CDS encoding co-chaperone GroES: MNIRPLYDRIVVKRLENDVDMVNGLYIPDSAKEKPQEGEVVAVGKGKRLEDGKVIALDVKPGDRILFGKYSGSDIKLNSNEYLIMREDEVLGILEK, encoded by the coding sequence ATGAACATCCGTCCGCTATACGACCGAATTGTGGTCAAGCGTTTGGAAAATGACGTAGACATGGTGAATGGTTTGTACATTCCCGATTCTGCGAAAGAAAAGCCTCAGGAAGGCGAAGTAGTCGCTGTTGGTAAGGGCAAGCGCCTTGAAGACGGCAAGGTCATCGCACTTGATGTGAAGCCTGGCGACCGCATCCTGTTCGGCAAGTACTCCGGTTCAGACATCAAGCTGAACAGCAATGAATACCTGATCATGCGTGAGGATGAAGTCCTCGGCATCCTTGAGAAGTAG